In the Leptospiraceae bacterium genome, one interval contains:
- a CDS encoding NADH-quinone oxidoreductase subunit I: protein MATVNVVNVAERHKFSWYEKFYFYSIFVGMWITLKHFVKTAFFGGAVTLEYPEKTRKYSSRFRGKHSLKRDEEGRERCTSCFCCMWICPADAIKIEAGAVTPEIQHLHPEDKYAKKFEVDLLRCIFCGLCEEACPKGAIYVDGTGEMAADNRQDLILTKEMMTEKIGGPIKGRRL from the coding sequence TTGGCAACCGTTAATGTAGTGAATGTGGCTGAACGCCATAAGTTTTCCTGGTACGAAAAATTTTATTTTTATTCTATATTTGTAGGGATGTGGATCACCTTAAAGCACTTTGTAAAAACTGCCTTCTTCGGTGGAGCTGTCACACTCGAATACCCTGAAAAAACCAGAAAGTATTCTTCAAGATTTCGCGGCAAGCACTCACTAAAAAGAGACGAAGAGGGAAGAGAAAGATGTACTTCCTGTTTTTGTTGTATGTGGATTTGCCCTGCCGACGCAATCAAAATCGAGGCCGGTGCAGTCACTCCTGAAATACAGCATCTTCACCCTGAGGACAAGTACGCTAAAAAATTTGAAGTTGACCTACTTAGGTGTATTTTTTGCGGATTGTGTGAGGAAGCCTGCCCGAAAGGAGCTATCTATGTAGATGGTACAGGTGAAATGGCTGCTGATAACAGACAAGACTTGATTCTTACCAAAGAAATGATGACTGAAAAAATTGGTGGTCCAATTAAAGGTAGAAGACTGTAA
- the aroC gene encoding chorismate synthase — MSSTWGKIFKITTFGESHGASVGVVIEGVPAGIPIHLEEIQKDLTRRRPGQSLLTTPRKEDDEVKVLSGVFEGKTIGSPIALVVDNKNTISRDYEKFRHIYRPSHADYTYDAKYGYRSHVGGGRASVRETIGRVAAGAIARVILKEELGIETVAWVDSIGEIFANVSNTPKSTYEVDANDVRCPDSEKAKLMEEKIREVRKIGDSVGGTIRSISRNVPPGLGDPVYDKLEADLGKALLSIPACKGVEFGSGFDGSKMTGSTHNDEFYVEKETGRIRTKTNLSGGIQGGISNGEDILIRAAFKPTATISMLQNTVNDTPEDTELKAGGRHDPCVLPRAVPIVEAAINLVLVDAYFYQRAIQPKWFLKWSKFSNE, encoded by the coding sequence GTGTCTTCTACTTGGGGAAAAATATTTAAAATCACTACTTTTGGGGAATCTCATGGAGCCTCAGTAGGGGTAGTAATTGAAGGAGTTCCCGCAGGAATTCCTATTCACCTTGAAGAAATCCAAAAAGACCTGACTCGAAGAAGGCCTGGACAAAGCCTACTCACTACTCCAAGAAAAGAAGATGATGAAGTCAAAGTATTGTCCGGTGTGTTTGAAGGAAAGACTATCGGCTCTCCAATAGCCTTGGTGGTGGATAATAAAAATACAATTTCCAGAGATTACGAAAAATTCAGGCATATTTACAGACCTTCTCATGCAGATTATACTTATGATGCAAAGTACGGTTACAGGTCTCACGTGGGAGGTGGTAGAGCTTCTGTAAGAGAAACCATTGGCAGGGTCGCAGCAGGTGCTATTGCGAGGGTGATCTTAAAAGAAGAGCTTGGAATAGAGACAGTAGCTTGGGTAGATTCTATCGGTGAAATTTTTGCAAATGTTTCTAATACCCCAAAATCTACTTATGAAGTAGATGCCAATGATGTGCGTTGTCCTGACTCGGAAAAAGCAAAGCTCATGGAAGAAAAAATTCGAGAAGTCAGAAAAATTGGGGACTCTGTGGGAGGAACAATTCGATCTATCAGCAGAAATGTGCCTCCTGGGCTTGGAGACCCTGTGTACGATAAATTAGAAGCTGATTTAGGAAAAGCCCTACTCTCTATCCCTGCATGCAAAGGTGTTGAATTCGGCTCTGGGTTTGATGGGTCCAAGATGACAGGGAGTACCCACAACGACGAATTTTATGTAGAAAAAGAAACAGGAAGGATTCGCACAAAAACAAATCTATCCGGTGGAATCCAAGGTGGGATCTCCAATGGAGAAGATATTCTTATTCGAGCTGCATTTAAGCCTACAGCTACAATTTCCATGTTGCAAAACACTGTAAATGATACCCCGGAAGACACAGAATTAAAAGCAGGTGGTAGGCACGACCCATGCGTACTTCCAAGAGCCGTTCCCATTGTAGAGGCTGCAATTAATTTAGTTCTCGTGGATGCGTACTTTTATCAAAGAGCTATCCAACCTAAATGGTTTTTGAAATGGTCAAAATTTAGCAATGAGTAA
- the tsaB gene encoding tRNA (adenosine(37)-N6)-threonylcarbamoyltransferase complex dimerization subunit type 1 TsaB: protein MNILFFDATNDWLVVEIYNFTDTINLKHSLKGFFPRESSFRLVKEISIALEKSEIEKPDLIIACNGPGSFTGIRICVSTARNLAQIWNIPVVGINSIEFYCGYYFEKEKKSSIVLIEGGQNKFFSAMMKEDRFDGCYDISKEEVFNTFSVEKSNCNIYSTQGKIENSKDINSDIPGIQFFLKELLKRNISLNEYNYNSLKPNYMRGTYAKEKKK from the coding sequence ATGAATATTTTATTTTTTGATGCGACAAATGATTGGCTGGTAGTTGAGATATATAATTTTACGGATACTATCAATTTAAAACATAGTTTGAAAGGATTTTTTCCAAGAGAATCATCTTTTCGTTTAGTGAAGGAAATTTCAATCGCTTTAGAAAAATCTGAAATAGAAAAACCTGATCTTATCATCGCATGCAACGGGCCAGGATCTTTTACTGGGATTAGAATTTGTGTATCTACTGCAAGAAACCTAGCACAGATTTGGAATATTCCTGTTGTTGGGATAAATAGCATTGAATTTTATTGCGGATACTATTTTGAAAAAGAAAAAAAATCTTCTATTGTTTTAATTGAAGGCGGGCAAAATAAATTTTTCTCTGCAATGATGAAAGAAGATCGTTTTGACGGTTGTTACGATATTTCAAAAGAAGAGGTCTTTAATACATTTTCTGTAGAAAAGTCGAATTGCAACATTTATTCAACTCAAGGAAAAATTGAAAACTCTAAAGATATAAATTCGGATATTCCGGGAATTCAATTTTTCTTAAAAGAATTGTTAAAAAGAAATATATCTTTAAATGAATATAACTACAATAGTTTAAAACCAAATTATATGAGAGGTACTTATGCCAAGGAAAAGAAAAAGTGA
- the tsaE gene encoding tRNA (adenosine(37)-N6)-threonylcarbamoyltransferase complex ATPase subunit type 1 TsaE translates to MKFHCKENELEAPAKYLRTLLIEKNIYVVLLTGEMGAGKTTFTRHLCKILGSNSTINSPTYSFLNEYKLGEDSIFHFDLFRIQSEDELEGIGFEEVLALQNITIIEWWKIAKGSIPKNAVEVEIKIESETMRNFDIKIL, encoded by the coding sequence ATGAAATTTCATTGTAAAGAAAATGAATTAGAAGCACCTGCAAAATATCTAAGGACTCTTCTGATAGAGAAAAATATTTATGTTGTTTTATTAACCGGGGAAATGGGTGCAGGCAAAACTACTTTCACTAGGCACCTGTGTAAGATTTTAGGGTCAAACTCAACCATAAATTCTCCGACATATAGTTTTTTAAACGAGTACAAACTGGGAGAAGATTCAATTTTTCATTTTGATTTGTTTCGGATTCAATCAGAGGATGAGTTAGAAGGTATAGGATTTGAAGAAGTTTTAGCTCTGCAAAATATCACGATCATAGAATGGTGGAAAATTGCAAAGGGTTCTATTCCTAAAAATGCAGTTGAGGTTGAAATTAAAATTGAATCGGAAACAATGCGTAATTTTGATATAAAGATTTTATAA
- a CDS encoding DegT/DnrJ/EryC1/StrS aminotransferase family protein, producing the protein MAIPIGLELIEKTKSISRRIEYRKPTLSKEELERVLDCLIEDQLEAGSVVERFEKDFKSTLGLKNPIAVNSIFSAYHLALLSLEIQEGDKILLSSFSHPSALNAILLMKAIPVVVDLGKNSFHPDLESVKSKIHSENIKAAIFSHSFGGLLKISDYETGEVPVIEDFSEAVGADSDEVKVGKQGTISICGLSMDSVITIGNGAILTTSNDKYAPSIRSYIPEKCKDRKQISLQLDYSLIDYQAAIGIEQLSKLGIIVDRKRKIAQAYLQSLLGSSHETYFKKVGEDQFNRFPIVVGKPYDEVQRYFDSIHIATDRTIKEPIHRTMNLSNSDFPNAERLFQRGHCIPIYPNLTKDNVNRISSSLRGIF; encoded by the coding sequence ATGGCAATTCCAATTGGTTTAGAACTCATTGAAAAAACAAAATCTATTTCGAGAAGGATCGAATATAGAAAGCCCACTCTGTCTAAGGAAGAATTGGAAAGAGTGCTGGATTGTTTAATCGAAGATCAATTAGAGGCAGGCAGTGTAGTTGAACGGTTTGAAAAAGATTTTAAGTCAACACTCGGTCTGAAAAATCCAATTGCAGTAAATTCAATTTTTTCTGCATACCATTTGGCTCTACTTAGTTTAGAAATTCAAGAGGGAGACAAAATTCTTCTATCTTCTTTTTCTCATCCTTCTGCCTTAAATGCAATCTTACTCATGAAGGCGATTCCTGTTGTTGTGGATTTAGGAAAGAATTCTTTTCATCCGGATCTAGAATCCGTAAAGTCAAAAATTCATTCAGAAAATATTAAAGCAGCTATATTCAGTCATTCTTTTGGAGGATTACTGAAAATTTCTGATTACGAAACAGGAGAAGTCCCTGTAATCGAAGACTTTTCTGAAGCAGTTGGTGCAGACTCAGACGAGGTGAAAGTAGGTAAACAAGGAACAATTTCTATTTGTGGGCTCTCCATGGATTCTGTGATTACGATAGGGAATGGTGCAATTTTAACAACCTCAAACGACAAATACGCACCAAGCATTCGATCATATATTCCTGAGAAGTGCAAAGACAGAAAACAAATAAGTCTGCAATTAGATTATAGCCTAATCGACTATCAGGCAGCGATCGGTATTGAGCAATTGTCCAAGCTCGGTATTATTGTAGATCGAAAAAGAAAAATTGCTCAAGCCTATCTTCAATCTCTTTTAGGCTCGTCACACGAAACGTATTTTAAGAAAGTAGGAGAAGATCAATTCAATAGATTTCCTATTGTGGTAGGGAAACCTTACGATGAGGTACAAAGATATTTTGACTCGATCCATATTGCGACAGACAGAACAATTAAAGAGCCAATTCACAGAACAATGAATTTGTCAAATAGCGATTTTCCAAATGCAGAAAGACTATTTCAAAGAGGTCATTGTATTCCTATTTATCCGAATTTAACTAAAGATAATGTAAATAGAATCTCTAGCTCACTTAGAGGCATCTTTTAA
- a CDS encoding phage holin family protein: MKQFFISITLQILTVIFLFPLIDSHFQVRGGIQSAIIVVLIFISLNFAIRKLTLIFTLGLSALLYYLSLGIAGLILNALILILIAKLFPNYLEVPSFFSAFVGGAALTFANYLGKRKD, from the coding sequence ATGAAGCAATTTTTTATCTCTATTACCCTTCAAATCCTTACCGTAATATTTCTTTTTCCATTAATTGACAGCCATTTTCAAGTTCGGGGCGGGATTCAGTCTGCTATAATTGTAGTTTTGATTTTTATTTCCTTGAATTTTGCCATAAGAAAACTCACACTAATATTCACACTTGGACTGAGTGCCCTTCTTTATTACCTAAGTCTCGGCATTGCCGGTCTTATTCTAAACGCCCTAATATTGATTTTAATAGCAAAATTATTTCCAAATTATTTAGAAGTTCCAAGTTTCTTTTCAGCCTTTGTAGGAGGAGCAGCTCTTACTTTTGCGAATTACCTCGGGAAAAGAAAGGACTAA
- the rfbD gene encoding dTDP-4-dehydrorhamnose reductase: MSNTIGIDSKKILISGGNGMLGTDLTNLLKNLEVKIHSCTIDDLNICDLQSIESVTQEFQPDIFINCAAYTAVDKSETDPLAMQINGNAIKNLAEVCSKKKIKLVHFSTDYIYSGNFSSPIKETETPNPLNKYGETKLKGDNFILNQDNLDFILFRVQWLYGKHGKNFIDTILKLSKENPTIKVVNDQIGRPTSALFLSKLVVEALENNLTGVYNAGPSDFCSWFQLAKYIVKDKNCEVVPIPSSEFPTPAKRPLYSVLSVDKIQKAIPKSKVLNSSWKELVDEYLET; encoded by the coding sequence ATGAGTAACACTATAGGAATAGATTCAAAAAAAATACTGATCTCCGGCGGAAACGGAATGCTTGGGACAGACTTAACAAATTTATTAAAAAATCTTGAGGTAAAAATACATTCGTGCACAATTGATGATCTAAATATATGCGATTTACAATCTATTGAAAGTGTAACTCAAGAGTTTCAACCCGATATTTTTATCAACTGTGCCGCATACACCGCAGTAGATAAAAGCGAAACCGATCCATTAGCGATGCAAATCAATGGAAACGCAATAAAAAATTTAGCAGAGGTTTGCTCTAAAAAAAAAATCAAACTTGTACACTTTTCTACTGACTATATTTATTCCGGAAATTTTTCTTCTCCAATAAAAGAAACCGAAACCCCAAACCCATTAAATAAGTATGGCGAAACAAAACTAAAAGGTGATAATTTTATATTGAATCAAGATAATTTAGATTTTATCTTATTTAGAGTTCAGTGGCTCTACGGAAAACATGGAAAAAACTTTATCGACACAATTCTAAAGCTATCCAAAGAAAACCCTACAATAAAAGTAGTGAACGACCAAATCGGAAGACCCACTTCTGCACTTTTTTTGTCTAAATTAGTAGTTGAAGCCTTAGAGAATAACCTCACCGGTGTTTATAACGCAGGGCCCTCTGACTTTTGCTCATGGTTTCAATTGGCAAAATATATAGTAAAAGATAAAAATTGTGAAGTAGTGCCAATTCCTTCTTCCGAATTTCCTACCCCTGCTAAAAGACCTTTGTATTCAGTGCTATCAGTAGATAAAATTCAAAAAGCAATTCCGAAGTCTAAAGTCTTAAATTCTTCTTGGAAAGAATTAGTTGACGAATATTTAGAGACATAA
- a CDS encoding c-di-GMP phosphodiesterase, with protein MAAPQNTPVKEGYKQFDFTEEVLQTFREQSVIPIDFYNRDGQILIHKKEGASTDDINRLLRFEAQGIFFRNEDYEKLFSKQSSRPTHVNGREVSFTKLVNVDLTKDLAKDTKNLLGELKTSPFQGRQFANVSKSIDNILTDFSNSNDVETGLVNIIEVMGGTNAGVDSEIITKRTVIGMALKLRGMKAISRAEKEIQKAEQMTMMMSSYLCDIGYSQMKIPEHGNISVEEYNYIKNHPMVSYLMLAPLEEIDTKIKSNVLNHHRPYKGESLNNNYPSAKVIVEKLSVLQKKYSEDSGKAHIARDITQQIKHILTYTGYEEDTGIISIAGEFAAMTTAKPWRDAMDSMTAMKIILNNSFFTYNEKIVKDFFDYVGHSLCDNRSILNRGDYVITAHSDSGKKVHFEICIIVSINRSQTRPMLERIGTIQPIFSNVKKLEIKDFNLTTMKLDRRKARYNLESGDPRRIVFIVDPGLNPILFDEIDQQYRRTNPKNAETTSKVESKQ; from the coding sequence ATGGCTGCCCCGCAAAATACACCTGTTAAAGAAGGATACAAACAATTTGATTTTACCGAAGAGGTACTGCAAACTTTTCGGGAACAAAGCGTAATTCCTATTGATTTTTACAATAGAGATGGTCAGATCCTAATCCATAAAAAAGAAGGAGCTTCAACCGATGATATAAACCGTTTGTTAAGGTTTGAAGCACAAGGGATTTTTTTTAGAAATGAGGATTATGAAAAACTTTTCTCTAAACAAAGTTCCAGACCAACCCATGTAAACGGTAGAGAAGTTTCTTTCACTAAACTTGTAAATGTGGATTTAACTAAAGACCTTGCAAAAGATACAAAAAATCTTTTGGGAGAATTGAAAACAAGTCCATTTCAAGGAAGACAGTTCGCCAATGTTTCTAAGTCTATTGATAATATCTTAACCGACTTTTCCAACTCAAATGATGTGGAAACAGGACTTGTGAATATTATTGAAGTAATGGGTGGAACCAACGCCGGAGTAGATTCGGAAATCATCACCAAAAGAACTGTAATCGGAATGGCACTCAAACTAAGAGGAATGAAAGCAATATCACGGGCAGAAAAAGAAATTCAAAAAGCAGAGCAGATGACTATGATGATGTCCAGTTATTTGTGTGATATAGGTTACTCGCAGATGAAGATTCCTGAACACGGAAATATCTCGGTAGAAGAATACAATTATATAAAAAACCATCCTATGGTAAGTTATCTAATGCTTGCTCCTTTAGAAGAGATTGATACAAAAATAAAGTCAAATGTTTTGAATCATCATCGCCCATACAAAGGAGAAAGCTTAAATAACAATTACCCTTCCGCAAAAGTTATAGTAGAAAAACTTTCTGTATTACAAAAAAAATACTCGGAAGATTCAGGCAAAGCGCACATAGCAAGAGATATCACCCAACAAATCAAACATATTTTAACTTACACTGGTTATGAAGAAGACACCGGGATTATTTCTATCGCAGGAGAATTTGCAGCCATGACAACCGCAAAACCTTGGCGAGATGCAATGGATTCTATGACTGCAATGAAAATTATTCTGAATAATAGTTTCTTTACGTACAATGAAAAAATTGTAAAAGATTTCTTTGATTATGTTGGGCATAGTTTGTGCGACAATAGAAGTATCTTGAACAGGGGGGATTACGTTATTACAGCCCATTCTGATTCTGGAAAAAAAGTACATTTTGAAATTTGCATAATTGTATCGATCAACCGCTCTCAAACCAGACCCATGCTCGAAAGAATCGGTACAATCCAACCGATTTTTTCCAACGTAAAAAAATTAGAGATTAAAGACTTTAATTTAACGACTATGAAATTGGATCGCAGAAAAGCCCGATACAACTTAGAATCCGGAGACCCAAGAAGAATTGTGTTTATTGTAGATCCTGGACTCAATCCAATTCTATTTGATGAGATTGATCAACAATACAGAAGAACGAATCCTAAGAATGCAGAAACAACATCGAAGGTAGAATCAAAGCAGTAA
- a CDS encoding transglycosylase domain-containing protein, with protein sequence MNSVISKETETIFLCKACETRSRISLAFPEDGIYRITCYNCNTPSKAKIQNGKFIFLEEVTEEKNNFSLDTLFQDKEKLQKEELSEFISNSKEREQQNSKKPDPSPVSKFLRKAISDIKEKKWIPLFKKETSNFTQPFIRSIKFQKKINVNNFSSNKKILFLTVPVIFFLILTGWNIFEISNYKSEINTLLAELNKNKPSKILDSNGKIVSEIFQKRTSSMKIGDYPNDLKKIILRIEDNNFYSHFGINVFSIFRAMAVNVLSFEYKQGASTITQQLARILINNRKKSIFRKIKEAQIAFALELSLTKDQILEAYLNQVYLGHGAFGFGDAARFYFDKQITDLSQNEIILLASLASAPGKYSPIKNPETSKIRLKSLYTLLTDKGFIKEYQESEINLLYNSLKRKPSDTVFNTRLDKAPYVTEHIRELLKSIDPTISIYEQGGYTVETTLNVEIQDTLDDIVKTHLNNLLLSKQVVKTKIIGGQKVKDDRKIDNNDLQAAVIGVNPTSGEILFFHGGREFSSLNQFNRAIQMRRQTGSTIKPILYAAAIDSGAVHSGTRVLDAPILFRGMKGQKNWAPDNIGMTYDGEISVREALIRSKNTAAVQVAEKLGSEGIDKYYSLFFFPDTKEKQKRFRNDLSVSLGTLEISPLEMAIAFGAFSNDGKIVRPTLIKKITDNTGKIIYTKENKDEFNLKIPKERNVISPDASEVIVSIIKSSANASGFRSTGIKSEIAGKTGTTNDYKDAWFIGTRKNFAMAVWVGYDDQSYGMGNRGMGAVFAAPLWGKIGKKIEDLNLMPKENFTFSKRATFHKICKDSGDLASDTCVNTLSEIFSSNGIPSKICNLKHTKSTKREILKKIF encoded by the coding sequence ATGAATTCTGTTATTTCTAAAGAAACCGAAACAATATTCCTTTGCAAAGCCTGTGAAACGAGATCAAGAATTAGTTTAGCTTTTCCTGAAGACGGGATTTATAGAATTACATGCTACAACTGCAATACTCCTTCTAAAGCAAAAATACAAAACGGAAAATTTATTTTTCTAGAAGAAGTTACAGAAGAAAAAAATAATTTTTCTCTCGATACACTTTTTCAGGACAAAGAAAAATTACAGAAAGAAGAACTATCTGAATTTATTTCTAATTCAAAAGAAAGGGAGCAACAAAATAGTAAAAAGCCAGATCCGTCTCCGGTATCAAAGTTTTTAAGAAAAGCAATTAGTGATATTAAAGAAAAAAAATGGATTCCGTTATTTAAAAAAGAGACTTCTAATTTTACTCAACCGTTTATACGCTCTATAAAATTTCAGAAAAAAATTAATGTAAATAATTTCAGCAGTAATAAAAAAATCCTTTTTCTCACAGTTCCAGTTATATTTTTTTTGATTCTTACGGGGTGGAATATTTTTGAGATTTCTAATTATAAATCAGAGATAAATACTCTTTTAGCAGAGTTGAATAAAAACAAACCATCAAAGATACTCGACTCAAATGGAAAAATAGTTTCAGAGATTTTTCAAAAAAGAACAAGCTCTATGAAAATAGGTGATTATCCAAATGATTTAAAAAAAATAATCCTGAGAATAGAAGACAATAATTTTTACTCTCACTTTGGCATAAATGTGTTTTCAATATTTCGAGCAATGGCGGTTAACGTACTTTCATTTGAGTACAAGCAAGGAGCTTCTACAATTACGCAACAACTCGCAAGAATACTAATCAACAATAGAAAAAAAAGTATATTTAGAAAGATCAAAGAAGCACAAATCGCTTTTGCTCTGGAATTATCTTTAACAAAGGATCAAATTTTAGAAGCGTATCTAAACCAAGTGTATCTCGGGCATGGTGCTTTTGGGTTCGGGGATGCTGCAAGATTTTACTTTGATAAGCAAATTACCGATTTATCTCAAAACGAAATTATCTTACTCGCTTCTTTAGCTTCTGCCCCAGGAAAATATTCTCCTATAAAAAATCCGGAAACTTCAAAGATTAGACTAAAATCTCTTTACACTTTGCTAACAGATAAAGGATTTATCAAAGAATACCAAGAATCTGAAATAAACCTATTATACAATTCTTTAAAAAGAAAGCCATCGGATACTGTTTTTAATACAAGACTCGATAAAGCACCTTATGTAACAGAGCATATCAGAGAATTACTAAAGTCCATCGACCCAACAATTAGTATTTATGAGCAGGGAGGATATACAGTTGAAACTACTCTGAATGTAGAAATTCAAGATACGTTAGACGATATAGTAAAAACTCATTTGAATAATCTTCTTTTGAGTAAGCAAGTAGTGAAAACAAAAATTATCGGTGGACAAAAAGTTAAAGACGATAGAAAAATCGACAACAACGATCTCCAAGCAGCAGTGATTGGCGTAAATCCAACTTCCGGGGAAATTTTATTTTTTCATGGAGGTAGAGAATTTTCCTCACTAAATCAATTCAATCGCGCTATTCAAATGAGAAGACAAACAGGCTCTACTATCAAACCCATTCTTTATGCGGCAGCCATTGACTCAGGCGCAGTTCATTCTGGAACAAGAGTGCTAGATGCACCGATTTTATTTAGAGGGATGAAAGGCCAAAAAAACTGGGCACCAGACAATATAGGAATGACTTACGACGGAGAAATCAGTGTTAGAGAAGCCTTGATCCGATCCAAAAATACTGCCGCAGTTCAAGTAGCAGAAAAATTAGGCTCTGAAGGAATAGATAAATACTATTCTTTGTTCTTTTTTCCTGATACAAAAGAAAAACAAAAACGATTCAGAAATGATTTGTCGGTTTCTTTGGGTACTTTAGAGATTTCTCCTTTAGAAATGGCGATTGCTTTTGGAGCGTTCTCAAATGACGGGAAAATTGTAAGACCAACTCTAATTAAAAAAATAACCGATAACACAGGTAAGATAATATATACAAAAGAAAATAAAGACGAGTTCAATTTAAAAATCCCTAAAGAGAGAAATGTGATTTCGCCTGACGCATCTGAAGTCATTGTGAGTATAATAAAATCGAGCGCCAATGCAAGTGGTTTTCGTTCAACAGGCATTAAATCAGAGATTGCCGGAAAAACTGGAACTACAAATGATTACAAAGACGCTTGGTTTATCGGTACAAGAAAAAATTTTGCGATGGCTGTCTGGGTTGGTTACGATGACCAGTCTTACGGGATGGGAAACAGAGGTATGGGTGCAGTGTTTGCTGCACCTCTTTGGGGGAAGATTGGGAAAAAAATTGAAGACTTAAATCTTATGCCAAAAGAAAATTTTACTTTTTCAAAAAGAGCGACCTTCCATAAGATTTGTAAAGATTCTGGAGACTTAGCATCGGATACTTGTGTAAACACTTTATCGGAGATTTTTTCTTCCAATGGAATTCCAAGTAAAATTTGTAACTTAAAGCATACTAAGTCAACAAAAAGAGAGATATTAAAAAAAATCTTCTGA
- a CDS encoding (2Fe-2S)-binding protein, translating to MVTIKIDGVEHKVDETKNLIDAVKEVGVDIPYFCYHPVLSIVGMCRMCLIEIEGVPKLQVACNTPIKEGLSIITKSPRVKEARQGTMEFLLINHPLDCPVCDKSGECDLQDNSFGSGEGASKFTFPKREIPQEEIGDNLIINHNRCILCYRCVRLEREHVGEANLGLFERGYHSIIGLASSETISHNYQGALSDICPTGALLNKNMLFKSRVWWYKTAKSICHGCSTGCNVETNVRDNKMFRYKTRENPELGMYFLCDTGRFDLEWINSNRLHSYLDKGIEKTSSEVISKITEKIKSSKKIGVIGGARESNENLSSIQSILKKTGKEFVFEVRVNEAQYKPTEQVDFLLTKDRHPNTKGAVDLGCTSKSEITGIVKEFNDGGIDLLFIIKEEIPKGLTGKGTIVLLQTNLTEDTSKAEYSIPIKVFAEQTGTFTNKNGVKQNFELSLIPVQGLPSSGEFFFRLSNELLNKKELAVGNR from the coding sequence TTGGTAACGATCAAAATTGACGGAGTGGAGCACAAGGTAGATGAAACTAAAAATCTCATCGATGCAGTAAAAGAAGTCGGAGTTGATATACCATATTTCTGTTATCATCCCGTATTGAGTATAGTAGGAATGTGCAGAATGTGCCTGATTGAAATTGAAGGAGTACCGAAACTCCAAGTTGCCTGCAACACTCCTATTAAAGAAGGACTATCCATAATTACCAAAAGCCCAAGAGTAAAAGAAGCCAGACAAGGAACTATGGAATTTTTACTCATCAACCACCCTCTTGATTGCCCTGTTTGCGATAAATCCGGCGAGTGTGACTTACAAGACAATTCTTTTGGTTCGGGAGAAGGTGCATCTAAATTTACATTTCCTAAAAGAGAAATCCCTCAAGAAGAAATCGGCGACAATTTAATTATCAATCACAACCGTTGCATCCTTTGTTATAGGTGTGTAAGATTAGAAAGAGAGCACGTAGGCGAAGCAAATCTCGGACTATTTGAGAGAGGCTACCATTCCATCATTGGTCTTGCAAGCAGTGAGACCATTTCTCATAATTACCAAGGAGCACTTTCAGATATTTGCCCGACGGGTGCACTTTTGAACAAGAACATGCTATTCAAATCAAGAGTATGGTGGTATAAGACAGCTAAGTCTATTTGCCATGGTTGCAGTACAGGTTGCAACGTTGAGACTAACGTCCGTGATAATAAAATGTTCAGATATAAGACAAGAGAAAATCCTGAACTCGGAATGTATTTTCTATGCGATACAGGTAGATTTGATTTAGAATGGATAAACTCTAACAGGTTGCATTCTTATTTAGACAAAGGTATAGAAAAAACAAGCTCAGAAGTGATTTCTAAGATTACAGAAAAAATAAAATCTTCCAAGAAAATTGGTGTAATCGGCGGAGCACGCGAGTCCAATGAAAACTTGTCTTCGATTCAATCTATTTTGAAAAAAACAGGCAAAGAATTTGTGTTTGAAGTAAGGGTAAATGAAGCCCAGTACAAGCCTACCGAACAAGTTGACTTTTTGCTTACTAAAGATCGCCACCCGAACACGAAAGGCGCAGTTGACTTAGGCTGCACTTCTAAAAGTGAAATAACAGGAATAGTAAAAGAATTTAACGATGGTGGTATAGACTTACTTTTTATTATCAAAGAGGAGATTCCAAAAGGTCTAACAGGAAAAGGGACAATTGTTTTATTGCAGACAAATTTAACAGAAGATACTTCCAAAGCTGAATATTCTATTCCTATAAAAGTATTTGCAGAGCAAACTGGAACATTTACGAACAAAAATGGAGTTAAGCAGAATTTTGAACTATCATTGATTCCTGTACAGGGACTACCTTCATCTGGAGAATTTTTCTTTAGGCTGTCCAATGAACTATTAAACAAAAAGGAGCTTGCAGTTGGCAACCGTTAA